The Streptomyces sp. NBC_00569 genomic sequence CTCCACGGCCGTCGGGTTGATCATCGGGCCGAGGGTGACGCCCTCGGCGAGACCGGGCCCGGCCTTGACCGCGCGCATCGCGGCGCCGAACTTCTCGGTGAACTCGGCGGCCACGTCGGCGTGCACGTAGAACCGGTTGGCCGCGATGCACACCTCGCCCCCGCCGCGCATCTTCGCGTCCATCGCACCGCGTACGGCGGCGTCGACGTCGGCGTCGGCCAGTACCACGAAGGGGGCGTTGCCCCCGAGTTCCATCGTCACGTTGACGACGTGGTCGGCGCACTGGCGCAGCAGCACGCGGCCGGTGGCGGTGGAGCCGGTGAAGGAGAACTTGCGCACGCGCTCGTCGCCCAGCCATGCAGAGACGGTCTCGGGGGCGCGGTCGGTCGGCAGGACGTTGAGCAGCCCGTCGGGCAGTCCCGCCTCGGCGAGCAGCGCGGCGACGGCCAGCGCGGTCAGAGGTGTCTCGGGGGCCGGCTTGAGCACCACGGGGCAGCCGGCGGCGAGGGCCGGGGCGATCTTGCGGGTGGCCATCGCGGCGGGGAAGTTCCACGGCGTGACGAACGCGGTGACGCCGACCGGCTGCTTGATGACCACGTGGCGGAAGCCGCCGGCCGGTGCCTCGCCGAAGCCCGAGCCGACGCGTACGGCCTCCTCGGCGAACCAGCGGAAGAACTCGGCGGCGTAGCCGACCTCGGCCTTGGCGTCGCGGTACGCCTTGCCGTTCTCCAGGGTGATGAGCCGGGCGAGGGCGTCGCTGTGCTCGCGCATCAGGCGGAAGGCGCCCATGAGGATCTCCGAGCGGCGGCGGGCCGGGGTGCGCCGCCACTGCTCGGCCGCGCCCGAGGCCGCATCCAGGGCGGCGGCCGCGTCGGCGGCCGAGGCGGCGCCGACCTCGCGGACGACCTCGCCGGTGGCCGGGTCGTACACGGGGTAGGTGCGGCCGTCGGACGCGGCACGCCACTGCCCGCCGATCCACAAGTCCCCTTCTCCATAAGGAGACTTGACGATGCTCTCGATGTCGTTGGCGAGGGCGGTTTCGGCGGCGGGATCGATGTCCATGGACTGCTCCTAGCACCGGGTCGCGGGCGCTCAGGGCGCACGGATCCGGCAGGTGGAAGAAAGTGTTGCCAAGCAGACCGGCGGAAAAGGGCGTGCCCAAGGGCAGGCCCGGTGCGGGGCGGGGACGTCTCTGGGGTCTCTGTCCGTCGCGCTGGGGCCGGGATGCGAGGAATTTACGGGCCGTCAACCGCCGAGAACAAGGTCTCAGCAGCGATCGAGACGCGAGTTGCGCTCAGCGCAACCCCTCCTCGTGCCTGCGTTCACCGCCGCCTACGGCCGCGGCTCCCAGCCGAGCTGGGCCGACACCTTGGCCGCGGCGGCCGCGGCCGCCCGTCCCGCGTGGTCGAGGCGCGCGGCGAAACGCTCGGTGGGCGCGGTGACGTTGAGCGCGGCCACGACCCGGCCGCGGAAGTCACGCACCGCCGCGGAGACGCCGGCAAGGCCGGGCTCGAACTCCTCGACCTCCCGGGCGAACCCCTCCGCCTCGGCCCGCCGGATGCGGGACCAGAGGTCCGGCACCGACACCTCCTCCGTGGCCCCGAACCGCACATACAGCTCGTCCGGGCTGGCGCCCTCCAGGAGCACGGGTCCCGCGGAGGTGGTCCAGGCGGGGCAGCCGCGGCCCTCCCATTCGCGCAGCCGGTAGGAGTGCCCGGACACCGAGAGCAGGGTGCGCACCTCTCTGTCGTGCAGCACGCACAGGTG encodes the following:
- a CDS encoding NAD-dependent succinate-semialdehyde dehydrogenase; this translates as MDIDPAAETALANDIESIVKSPYGEGDLWIGGQWRAASDGRTYPVYDPATGEVVREVGAASAADAAAALDAASGAAEQWRRTPARRRSEILMGAFRLMREHSDALARLITLENGKAYRDAKAEVGYAAEFFRWFAEEAVRVGSGFGEAPAGGFRHVVIKQPVGVTAFVTPWNFPAAMATRKIAPALAAGCPVVLKPAPETPLTALAVAALLAEAGLPDGLLNVLPTDRAPETVSAWLGDERVRKFSFTGSTATGRVLLRQCADHVVNVTMELGGNAPFVVLADADVDAAVRGAMDAKMRGGGEVCIAANRFYVHADVAAEFTEKFGAAMRAVKAGPGLAEGVTLGPMINPTAVERISGLVTDAVQRGARIAAQGEVPVDGGWYHPATVLTDVPADAEILHTEVFGPVAPIVTFTDEEEVLTAANDTAYGLASYVYTRDLARGLRIAERLEAGMVGLNRGLISDTAAPFGGVKQSGIGREGGREGIEAFLETKYVALDWPTD
- a CDS encoding IclR family transcriptional regulator — its product is MNEANVPRSVRSQGHGLRRDVDLLEALGSPEAHRTGGLGVVRIAQLVGRDKSQVSRALKALADEGIVERDPDSLEYRLGWRLFSLVARTSESRVVRVAGPVMHRLAADLEETTHLCVLHDREVRTLLSVSGHSYRLREWEGRGCPAWTTSAGPVLLEGASPDELYVRFGATEEVSVPDLWSRIRRAEAEGFAREVEEFEPGLAGVSAAVRDFRGRVVAALNVTAPTERFAARLDHAGRAAAAAAAKVSAQLGWEPRP